One Trichoderma atroviride chromosome 7, complete sequence DNA segment encodes these proteins:
- a CDS encoding uncharacterized protein (EggNog:ENOG41): MCRLVIFTGTCTKCGEDQVWEDLTQELSCLQAKNNGIFGDCSNGVFQERHEFDQECDQCTEEDEGVGDVGEEAAEDLLAHGKRLAEEEQSKDARKKAKTKS; this comes from the coding sequence ATGTGTCGTCTAGTCATTTTTACCGGCACTTGCACTAAGTGTGGCGAAGACCAAGTATGGGAAGATCTCACGCAAGAATTGTCATGCCTCCAGGCGAAAAACAATGGGATTTTTGGAGACTGCTCAAACGGCGTGTTCCAAGAGCGACATGAATTCGACCAAGAGTGCGATCAATGCaccgaggaggatgaaggagTCGGCGATGTAGGTGAAGAGGCAGCGGAAGACCTCCTTGCTCATGGGAAGCGGCTCGCTGAGGAAGAGCAGTCAAAAGACGCACGGAAGAAGGCCAAAACCAAGAGTTGA
- a CDS encoding uncharacterized protein (EggNog:ENOG41~TransMembrane:1 (o199-218i)), with product MGAAMASKKTLLPNKEPPLAFMEHLSSSVSYYCPKDAIPLTTQSENDNATTIDHQRRHPELILVLSWMGARDVHIAKYIAQHRALFPSSRILLIRSPASHVFWPSLARRHIPPAIRILRQFTEPEAKATNSSSRPRVLLHILSNGGVSTAARIRELLRKELGSDSAGNKLVIPRYALCLDSCPGNFVWKSTHKALLQSLPRWTSPLVHFVIAVAWLIYKLRLTRPAQNLNAEALRRGSLLPRETQRTYLYGTADAIIDWRQVEHHAKRAEESGFKVRKERFEGGEHVSLVRKESQRYWQVVKETWHEAELEAEKSDQA from the coding sequence ATGGGGGCAGCTATGGCGTCGAAAAAGACTTTGCTTCCAAACAAGGAGCCCCCCTTGGCATTTATGGAACATCTGAGCTCTTCTGTATCATACTATTGTCCAAAAGATGCTATTCCTCTCACCACCCAGTCCGAAAACGACAATGCCACGACAATCGATCACCAACGCCGCCATCCAGAactcatcctcgtcctcagcTGGATGGGTGCCCGAGACGTCCACATAGCAAAATACATTGCCCAACACCGCGCCCTCTTTCCCTCGTCCCGAATTCTTCTCATCCGCTCCCCCGCATCGCACGTCTTTTGGCCAAGCCTCGCTCGGAGACATATCCCGCCGGCAATCCGAATCCTCAGACAATTTACAGAGCCAGAGGCAAAGGCCAcgaatagcagcagcaggcccaggGTCTTGTTACATATCCTCTCCAACGGCGGCGTCAGCACAGCCGCAAGAATCCGAGAACTCCTGAGAAAGGAGCTCGGCAGCGACAGCGCCGGCAACAAGCTCGTCATCCCTCGATATGCCCTCTGTCTGGATTCATGTCCAGGCAATTTCGTCTGGAAAAGCACCCACAAGGCGCTCCTCCAGTCTCTGCCTCGCTGGACCTCCCCGTTGGTGCACTTTGTCATTGCCGTCGCCTGGCTGATATACAAGCTTCGCCTTACCCGGCCTGCTCAGAATCTCAATGCCGAAGCCTTGCGAAGAGGAAGCCTGCTCCCCCGAGAAACACAGAGAACCTATCTATACGGAACGGCAGACGCCATCATCGACTGGCGCCAGGTCGAACATCATGCGAAAAGGGCGGAAGAATCTGGCTTCAAGGTGCGGAAGGAGAGGTTTGAAGGCGGGGAGCATGTGTCACTCGTGAGGAAAGAGAGTCAAAGATATTGGCAAGTAGTAAAGGAGACGTGGCATGAGGCCGAACTCGAGGCCGAAAAGTCTGACCAGGCGTGA